A stretch of Pseudolysobacter antarcticus DNA encodes these proteins:
- the gltB gene encoding glutamate synthase large subunit translates to MPLLRKSGLYDAAFEHDSCGFGLIASLDDRASSTLVDTALSALERMSHRGAVGADGKTGDGCGLLLYRPTAWLRALAEESGIVVAERFAAGVVFLKPNTAAATAAKAELGKQLEAIGLNVAGWREVPLDLEACGELAAAVRPEIAQIFVNAPADMSEAVFERALFRARRLAEKALRHDEHFYVVTLSAHTIGYKAMVMPGALRAFYSDLAHPALAASAATFHQRFSTNTQPRWKLAQPFRLLAHNGEINTIQANRSWAAARAPKLASPLVDFSGLDPIVSMDGSDSQSLDNMLEVLLAGGLDVLAAMRILIPPAWNAREDIDQDLEAFYEYYALHTEPWDGPAGIVLCDGRYAACTLDRNGLRPARWALSADRHFIIASEAGIWDVPDDHIVAKGRLGPGQMIAIDMKEHRLLDEAAIDAVNRARAPFKQWLRNGVTFLESDLIDPSLAAEPFDKPTLKRFQKLFALTREERDSVLKVLAETEAEATGSMGDDTPFAVLSLQSRSLYDYFRQAFAQVTNPPIDPLRESLVMSLATQIGRESNVFDLSPENAHQVLLNSPILSQRKLRQILSLPQFREAQVFIDIYYEEKEGLAAALDRYCSAAEAAVRNGAVLVFISDRYPKPDMLVAHSLLVTASIHQHLIATGLRCDCNLLVETGSARDPHQFACLIGYGATAVYPYLAYQTLFDLGRDGLISGKSDGEPRELGRSYRRGIRKGLLKILSKMGISTIAGYRGAGLFEIVGLSDEVVARCFAGTPSRIGGAGFIDIEREMKQQVFDAWNEAETLLPGGLLKFMHGGEYHMYNPDVIASLQAAVRSGDYIDYRIYADHVNSRAPSTLRDLLEFREGRTAIPLNDVEPIDSILKRFDSAGMSLGALSPEAHEALAIAMNRLGARSNSGEGGEDPLRYGTEKSSKIKQVASGRFGVTPEYLINAEVLQIKIAQGAKPGEGGQLPGHKVNEMIARLRYAKPGIGLISPPPHHDIYSIEDLAELIYDLKQINPDALVSVKLVAHAGVGTIAAGVVKAYADLITISGYDGGTGASPLSSIKYAGGPWELGLSEAHQTLRLNGLRHKVRLQTDGGLKTGLDVIKAAILGAESFGFGTGPMVALGCKYLRICHLNNCATGVATQHEVLRKLHFTGLPEMVMNYFRFVAQDVRELLSMLGMRSLEELVGRTDLLRQKVGNSIKQTQLDLSPLLSDNGLGIEVAQTCVSTRNMPRDPGTLAARISVDTLEALDAKRGGEFAYPVRNTDRTLGARLSGDVARRYGNHGMRDAPIVLRLRGSAGQSLGAWNAGGVHIYLEGEANDGVGKGMADGKIVLYPPALARFEARKTVIIGNTCLYGATGGELYAAGQAGERFAVRNSGTVAVIEGAGDHCCEYMTGGTVVVLGRTGLNFGAGFTGGFAYVLDQERDFVDRYNHELIDIHRIGHEGMENHVQNLRGLIIAHVRETGSVWGQQILDEFREYLHKFWLVKPKAASLESLIDALKRAA, encoded by the coding sequence ATGCCGTTACTCCGCAAATCAGGTCTTTACGATGCCGCCTTCGAACACGATAGCTGCGGCTTCGGTCTGATCGCGAGTCTGGACGATCGCGCCAGCAGCACGCTGGTCGATACCGCGCTCAGCGCGCTCGAACGCATGTCACATCGCGGCGCGGTCGGCGCCGATGGCAAGACCGGCGACGGCTGCGGCCTGCTGTTGTATCGTCCGACAGCATGGCTGCGGGCGCTGGCCGAAGAATCCGGCATCGTGGTTGCGGAACGCTTCGCCGCCGGTGTGGTTTTTCTGAAGCCCAATACCGCTGCAGCCACCGCCGCGAAAGCCGAACTTGGCAAACAGCTCGAAGCGATCGGATTGAATGTGGCCGGCTGGCGCGAGGTGCCGCTTGATCTTGAAGCGTGCGGAGAACTCGCCGCGGCCGTGCGCCCGGAGATTGCGCAAATCTTCGTCAACGCGCCCGCCGACATGAGCGAGGCGGTGTTTGAACGCGCCTTGTTCCGCGCGCGCCGCCTTGCCGAAAAAGCACTCAGGCATGATGAGCACTTTTATGTCGTGACCTTGTCCGCGCACACCATCGGCTACAAGGCGATGGTGATGCCGGGTGCGTTACGCGCGTTTTACAGCGACCTCGCGCATCCGGCGCTGGCCGCGAGTGCGGCGACGTTTCACCAACGTTTTTCGACCAATACCCAGCCGCGCTGGAAACTCGCGCAACCGTTCCGCCTGCTCGCGCACAACGGCGAGATCAACACGATCCAGGCTAATCGCAGCTGGGCCGCCGCGCGCGCGCCAAAACTCGCTTCGCCGCTGGTAGATTTCAGCGGACTCGATCCGATCGTCAGCATGGACGGCTCGGATTCGCAGTCGCTCGACAACATGCTCGAAGTGCTGCTGGCCGGTGGCCTGGATGTGCTCGCGGCGATGCGCATCCTGATTCCGCCGGCGTGGAATGCGCGCGAGGATATCGATCAGGATCTCGAAGCGTTCTACGAATATTACGCACTGCATACCGAGCCGTGGGACGGCCCGGCTGGCATCGTGTTGTGCGATGGCCGCTACGCTGCTTGCACGCTCGATCGCAACGGTTTGCGTCCGGCGCGCTGGGCGCTATCGGCGGACCGGCATTTCATCATCGCTTCCGAGGCCGGCATCTGGGATGTGCCGGATGACCATATCGTCGCCAAGGGCAGGCTTGGCCCGGGGCAGATGATCGCGATCGACATGAAGGAACATCGCCTGCTCGACGAGGCCGCGATCGACGCGGTTAATCGCGCGCGTGCGCCGTTCAAGCAATGGCTGCGCAACGGCGTGACGTTTCTCGAATCCGACCTGATCGATCCGAGCCTGGCCGCCGAGCCGTTTGACAAACCGACGCTGAAACGTTTCCAGAAACTGTTTGCGCTGACGCGCGAAGAACGCGATTCGGTGCTGAAAGTGCTGGCCGAAACCGAGGCCGAAGCGACCGGTTCGATGGGCGACGACACACCGTTCGCGGTGTTGTCGCTGCAGTCGCGCTCGCTCTACGATTATTTCCGCCAGGCATTTGCGCAGGTCACCAATCCGCCGATCGATCCGCTGCGCGAAAGTCTGGTGATGTCGCTGGCGACGCAGATCGGGCGCGAGAGCAACGTGTTCGACCTGTCGCCGGAAAACGCGCATCAGGTGCTGCTGAATTCACCGATTCTTTCGCAGCGCAAACTGCGGCAAATTCTCAGCTTGCCGCAATTCCGCGAAGCGCAGGTTTTCATCGATATTTATTACGAGGAAAAAGAAGGCCTCGCCGCCGCGCTCGATCGTTATTGCAGCGCCGCCGAAGCGGCCGTGCGCAACGGCGCGGTGCTGGTCTTCATCAGCGATCGTTATCCGAAACCCGACATGCTGGTCGCGCATTCGTTGCTCGTGACGGCGTCGATTCATCAGCACCTCATCGCTACCGGTCTGCGTTGCGATTGCAACCTGCTGGTTGAAACCGGCAGCGCGCGCGACCCACACCAGTTCGCGTGCCTGATCGGTTACGGCGCCACGGCGGTATATCCATATCTGGCGTACCAAACCTTGTTCGATCTCGGTCGCGATGGTTTGATCAGTGGCAAGAGCGATGGCGAACCGCGCGAACTCGGCCGCAGCTATCGCCGCGGCATTCGCAAAGGCTTGCTGAAAATCCTGTCGAAAATGGGCATCTCGACCATCGCCGGTTATCGCGGCGCGGGTTTGTTCGAGATCGTCGGTTTGTCGGATGAAGTTGTCGCACGCTGTTTTGCCGGTACGCCGTCGCGCATCGGCGGGGCGGGTTTCATCGACATCGAACGCGAAATGAAACAACAGGTGTTCGATGCGTGGAACGAGGCTGAAACTTTATTGCCCGGCGGCCTGCTGAAATTCATGCACGGCGGCGAATATCATATGTACAACCCGGATGTGATCGCGAGCCTGCAGGCGGCGGTGCGCAGCGGTGATTACATCGATTACCGCATCTACGCTGATCACGTGAACTCGCGTGCACCATCGACCTTGCGCGACCTGCTCGAATTTCGCGAAGGCCGCACTGCGATTCCGCTCAACGACGTCGAGCCGATCGATTCGATCCTGAAGCGTTTTGATTCCGCCGGCATGTCGCTCGGCGCGTTGTCGCCCGAGGCACATGAGGCGCTTGCGATTGCGATGAACCGGCTCGGTGCACGTTCCAACTCGGGCGAAGGCGGCGAAGATCCGTTGCGTTACGGCACCGAGAAATCTTCGAAGATCAAGCAAGTCGCGTCGGGCCGTTTCGGCGTCACGCCAGAGTATCTGATCAACGCCGAAGTGCTGCAGATCAAGATCGCACAAGGTGCCAAGCCCGGCGAAGGCGGCCAGTTGCCCGGTCACAAGGTCAACGAGATGATCGCGCGCTTGCGCTACGCCAAGCCCGGTATCGGCCTGATTTCACCGCCGCCGCATCACGATATTTATTCGATCGAAGACCTCGCCGAACTGATCTACGACCTCAAGCAGATCAATCCGGACGCGCTGGTTTCGGTCAAGCTGGTCGCGCACGCTGGTGTCGGCACGATCGCCGCCGGCGTGGTCAAGGCGTATGCCGATCTGATCACGATTTCCGGCTACGACGGCGGCACCGGTGCGAGCCCGCTATCGTCGATCAAATACGCCGGTGGTCCGTGGGAGCTCGGCTTGAGCGAAGCGCATCAGACGCTGCGACTGAATGGCTTGCGGCACAAGGTGCGGCTGCAGACCGACGGCGGTTTGAAAACTGGCCTCGACGTGATCAAGGCCGCGATACTCGGCGCGGAAAGTTTCGGTTTCGGCACTGGGCCGATGGTTGCGCTCGGCTGCAAATATCTGCGTATTTGTCATCTCAACAATTGCGCCACCGGCGTCGCCACCCAGCATGAAGTGTTGCGCAAGCTGCACTTCACCGGGCTGCCGGAAATGGTCATGAATTATTTCCGCTTCGTAGCCCAAGATGTGCGCGAATTGTTGTCGATGCTCGGCATGCGCTCGCTCGAAGAGCTGGTCGGTCGCACCGATTTGCTGAGGCAAAAAGTCGGCAACAGCATCAAGCAAACTCAGCTCGATCTGTCGCCGTTGCTCAGCGATAACGGACTCGGCATCGAGGTCGCGCAGACGTGTGTTTCGACGCGCAATATGCCGCGCGATCCGGGCACGCTCGCCGCGCGCATCAGCGTCGATACGCTCGAAGCGCTCGACGCCAAACGTGGCGGCGAGTTTGCGTATCCGGTGCGCAATACCGATCGAACCCTCGGCGCGCGATTGTCCGGCGATGTCGCGCGACGCTACGGCAATCACGGCATGCGCGACGCGCCGATCGTGCTGCGCCTGCGCGGCAGCGCCGGGCAAAGCCTCGGTGCGTGGAATGCCGGCGGCGTCCATATTTATCTCGAAGGCGAAGCCAACGACGGCGTCGGCAAAGGCATGGCCGATGGCAAGATCGTGTTGTATCCGCCCGCGCTGGCACGCTTCGAGGCGCGCAAGACCGTGATCATCGGCAACACCTGTTTATACGGCGCCACCGGCGGCGAGTTGTATGCCGCAGGCCAGGCCGGCGAACGATTTGCGGTGCGCAATTCCGGCACGGTCGCGGTGATCGAAGGCGCCGGCGATCATTGCTGCGAATACATGACCGGCGGCACCGTGGTCGTGCTCGGCCGCACCGGTTTGAACTTTGGCGCTGGGTTCACTGGCGGCTTCGCTTACGTGCTCGATCAGGAGCGTGATTTTGTCGATCGCTACAACCACGAACTCATCGACATCCATCGCATCGGTCACGAGGGCATGGAAAATCACGTGCAGAATCTGCGCGGTTTGATCATCGCCCACGTCCGCGAAACCGGCAGCGTCTGGGGTCAGCAGATCCTCGACGAATTCCGCGAATACCTGCACAAATTCTGGTTGGTGAAACCGAAGGCCGCGAGCCTCGAATCACTGATCGACGCCCTGAAGCGAGCCGCCTGA
- a CDS encoding FAD-dependent oxidoreductase, producing the protein MSTDVFKFLTVPRVMPREVPVQVRVLGYDEIYGDFEPGQSAEQAARCLDCGNPYCEWQCPVHNYIPNWLKLVQDGRIFEAATLMHETNPLPEVCGRVCPQDRLCEGACTINEGFGAVTIGGIEKYVVDEAFRQGWRPDLSQVKATGKRVAIIGAGPAGISAADRLARAGVQAVVFDRYEEIGGLLTFGIPPFKLEKNIIGTRRAVLEGMGVEFRLNCEIGRDIEFSELLRDYDAVFLGLGTYRFVDGAIPGQHLPGVHAALPYLVSNVRQLLAGDTALAEPHFDLSGQRVVVLGGGDTGMDCNRTAIRQGAARVSCVYRRDEINMPGSRREVKNSRDEGVHFLFNRQPIAILGDDRVTGVRMVETRLVKDGHGRARPEHVPGSETDIAADAVILAFGFQPDPPPWLAAHGVTLHDNERLRVGGFGAEQRLPFQTDHPRIFAGGDMVRGADLVVRAVHDGREAARSILIELGLTAAAHAA; encoded by the coding sequence ATGAGTACCGATGTTTTCAAATTCCTGACCGTGCCGCGGGTGATGCCGCGCGAAGTGCCGGTGCAGGTGCGTGTGCTTGGTTACGATGAAATCTACGGCGATTTCGAACCCGGCCAATCCGCCGAACAGGCAGCGCGCTGTCTCGATTGCGGCAACCCGTATTGCGAGTGGCAATGCCCGGTGCACAACTACATTCCGAACTGGCTCAAGCTGGTGCAGGATGGTCGCATTTTCGAAGCCGCGACCTTGATGCACGAAACCAACCCGTTGCCGGAAGTCTGCGGCCGTGTCTGCCCGCAGGATCGACTGTGCGAAGGCGCGTGCACGATCAACGAAGGTTTTGGTGCGGTGACGATCGGTGGCATCGAAAAATATGTCGTCGATGAAGCGTTTCGCCAAGGCTGGCGCCCCGATCTTTCACAAGTCAAAGCCACCGGCAAACGCGTGGCGATCATCGGCGCCGGACCCGCCGGAATTTCCGCCGCTGATCGTCTTGCGCGCGCCGGCGTGCAAGCCGTGGTGTTTGATCGCTACGAAGAAATCGGTGGTCTGCTGACGTTTGGCATCCCACCGTTCAAGCTCGAGAAAAATATCATCGGCACACGGCGCGCTGTGCTCGAAGGCATGGGTGTGGAATTTCGCTTGAACTGCGAGATCGGTCGTGACATTGAATTTTCCGAATTGCTGCGCGATTACGACGCCGTGTTTCTCGGCCTTGGCACGTATCGATTTGTCGATGGCGCCATCCCCGGCCAGCATCTACCGGGCGTGCATGCAGCGCTGCCGTATCTGGTCAGCAATGTGCGGCAATTGCTCGCTGGCGATACCGCGCTCGCCGAGCCGCATTTCGATCTGAGTGGCCAGCGTGTGGTCGTGCTCGGTGGCGGCGATACCGGCATGGATTGCAATCGCACCGCGATCCGCCAGGGCGCGGCGCGCGTGAGCTGCGTTTATCGGCGCGACGAAATCAACATGCCTGGCTCTCGTCGGGAAGTAAAAAACAGTCGCGACGAAGGCGTGCATTTCCTGTTCAATCGTCAGCCGATCGCGATTCTCGGCGATGACCGCGTCACCGGCGTGCGTATGGTCGAAACGCGCCTCGTGAAAGACGGTCACGGTCGTGCGCGGCCCGAACATGTGCCCGGCAGCGAAACCGATATCGCCGCCGATGCGGTCATCCTCGCGTTCGGTTTCCAGCCCGATCCACCGCCATGGCTCGCCGCACACGGTGTGACCTTGCACGACAACGAGCGCCTGCGTGTCGGCGGTTTCGGCGCCGAACAACGCCTGCCATTCCAGACCGATCACCCGCGCATCTTCGCTGGCGGCGACATGGTGCGCGGCGCCGATCTGGTGGTGCGCGCAGTGCACGATGGCCGCGAGGCGGCGAGGTCGATCCTGATCGAGCTGGGCTTAACCGCAGCGGCGCACGCCGCCTGA
- a CDS encoding cation:proton antiporter — MALFQSVLMLMLLAILSLQVSRRLRIPYPTMLAVAGLGVAMLPSAPTIAIEPRLVMALFIAPAILDAAYDFPPRAIRRHWLPLFALAVIAVLLTTAAVAWVGIVYAGLPLAAAIALGAIVAPPDAAAAAAMLDRPDLPRSTVTVLKGESLLNDAVALFVFSVALHMGTMDSDAQRAIPQLALAIPGGLLLGMAMGRLATITMPLLAGTMGGILFSFVITFGTWILADQLGLSAILAMVAAAMTVARRSDRQAARDRIHSYAVWDLMVFVLNVLAFLFVGLQARAIVQTLDDSELHHAIGFAALVFATVVGVRILWVMLYNRLVQPVYRWLGYGAGPTLKQGIVASWCGMRGMVTLAAALALPETFPQRGLVVLSALAVVLGTLIVQGITLGPLIRLLRFPIETTQRDELERARLALTAVAEAEFDKAGDAAAALLREELRLEQIALQSPYRQSENPVDTLRLSTIRTQRAALWRMLRDNVIDDETYDVLERELDLGELAASRRQPFDLVDG; from the coding sequence ATGGCGCTGTTCCAAAGCGTATTGATGCTGATGCTGCTGGCGATCCTGTCGCTACAGGTTTCGCGACGCCTGCGGATTCCGTATCCGACCATGCTCGCGGTGGCGGGTCTGGGTGTGGCGATGCTGCCATCCGCGCCGACGATTGCGATCGAGCCGCGCCTGGTCATGGCATTGTTTATCGCCCCGGCGATTCTCGATGCAGCCTACGATTTTCCGCCACGCGCGATCCGCCGTCATTGGTTGCCGCTGTTCGCGCTCGCCGTGATCGCCGTGTTGCTGACCACCGCTGCGGTGGCGTGGGTCGGCATTGTCTACGCCGGGCTGCCGCTGGCCGCAGCGATTGCGCTCGGCGCGATTGTTGCCCCGCCCGATGCCGCCGCCGCAGCGGCAATGCTCGATCGACCCGACTTGCCGCGTTCGACGGTCACCGTATTGAAAGGCGAGAGCTTGTTGAACGACGCCGTCGCGTTGTTTGTCTTCAGTGTAGCGCTGCATATGGGCACGATGGATAGCGATGCGCAGCGCGCTATTCCGCAATTGGCGCTGGCGATTCCTGGTGGCTTGCTGCTCGGTATGGCGATGGGACGCCTGGCGACTATCACGATGCCGTTGCTCGCCGGAACGATGGGTGGAATCCTGTTTTCATTCGTCATCACGTTCGGCACATGGATACTCGCCGATCAGCTCGGTCTTTCCGCGATTCTTGCCATGGTCGCCGCCGCAATGACGGTCGCACGCCGATCCGACCGGCAAGCCGCACGCGATCGCATCCACTCCTATGCCGTGTGGGACCTTATGGTATTTGTGTTGAACGTGCTCGCGTTCTTGTTCGTCGGTTTGCAGGCACGTGCGATCGTGCAGACGCTCGACGACTCCGAGCTGCATCACGCCATTGGTTTTGCGGCACTGGTTTTTGCAACTGTCGTCGGCGTGCGCATCCTCTGGGTGATGCTCTACAACCGCCTGGTGCAACCGGTCTATCGCTGGCTTGGCTACGGCGCGGGGCCGACGTTGAAGCAGGGCATCGTCGCATCGTGGTGCGGCATGCGCGGCATGGTCACGCTCGCCGCCGCCCTCGCATTACCCGAGACATTTCCACAGCGTGGTCTGGTTGTGCTGAGTGCATTGGCCGTCGTGCTCGGCACGCTGATCGTGCAAGGAATTACGCTGGGGCCGCTGATCCGCCTGCTGCGCTTTCCCATCGAGACGACGCAACGCGATGAACTGGAGCGCGCGCGTCTTGCGCTCACCGCCGTCGCGGAGGCCGAATTCGACAAAGCCGGCGACGCCGCCGCCGCACTTTTACGGGAAGAATTACGCCTCGAACAAATCGCTCTGCAAAGCCCATACCGGCAATCGGAGAACCCGGTCGACACGCTGCGCCTGAGCACAATCCGCACGCAACGCGCAGCGCTCTGGCGCATGCTGCGAGATAACGTCATTGACGACGAAACCTATGACGTACTTGAGCGTGAACTGGATCTTGGCGAACTCGCGGCATCGCGACGCCAGCCGTTCGACCTTGTCGACGGCTAG
- a CDS encoding TetR/AcrR family transcriptional regulator, giving the protein MTTKPVQNPLDVRERILQCASALFYRQGVRAVGVDLVVEHAGVAKTSLYRHFRTKDDLVVAFLEREDIDFWATWDDVAAKYSDDPADELAAHMRWIGERLSRSNYRGCPQINVAAEFAEQEHPARQVARAHMHGLRSRLAAIARRLDVAHPDILAAQLALLVNGAFVSSELLATDDATRILLTSTHALVEAARAAVVPKA; this is encoded by the coding sequence ATGACCACGAAGCCTGTGCAAAACCCGCTGGATGTGCGTGAACGGATTCTGCAATGCGCGTCGGCTCTTTTTTATCGACAGGGCGTCCGCGCCGTTGGCGTCGACTTGGTGGTTGAGCACGCAGGTGTGGCAAAAACCAGCCTGTATCGACACTTCCGCACCAAAGACGATCTCGTTGTCGCGTTCCTGGAGCGCGAGGACATCGACTTCTGGGCAACCTGGGACGATGTCGCGGCCAAGTACTCGGATGATCCGGCCGACGAACTGGCGGCGCACATGCGCTGGATCGGTGAGCGTCTGTCGCGCTCGAATTATCGCGGTTGTCCGCAGATCAACGTCGCTGCCGAATTCGCAGAACAGGAGCATCCTGCCCGACAGGTGGCGCGCGCGCACATGCATGGGCTGCGCTCACGCCTGGCTGCCATCGCCAGGCGGCTTGATGTCGCCCACCCGGATATCCTGGCCGCGCAACTGGCTCTGCTGGTCAACGGCGCATTCGTCAGCTCGGAACTGCTTGCGACCGACGATGCAACCCGGATTCTTCTGACGTCGACACATGCACTGGTCGAAGCTGCGCGCGCGGCTGTAGTGCCAAAGGCCTGA
- a CDS encoding saccharopine dehydrogenase family protein, producing the protein MNKNSTFVAVYGATGHTGRFVIGELLRRGLPVLAVGRDISSVPAGVIARIASIDDAAALDRAFADCAVIINCAGPFLDTASPIVEAALRVGSAYLDVTAEQASALSIFERYDERARAAGVAVIPAAGFYGGLADLLASALIGQYAVDNMTIAIALDHWWPTKGTRKTGERNRVPRVVLENGRLVPMTIPAARTQWTFGAPHGLQEMEEMPFSEIITISRHPQVRNLRAYLNVASLRDVRDDATPPPVAIDTLGRSAQNFVIEVVAHDGAGSRRALARGQDIYAVTAPLVVEAATRMLQPSFVQSGTLSLAQAFDAENFLRSFKPEQLIFELNAA; encoded by the coding sequence ATGAACAAAAACAGCACGTTCGTAGCCGTCTACGGCGCCACCGGCCACACCGGACGCTTCGTAATTGGCGAGCTCCTGCGCCGCGGGTTGCCCGTGCTCGCGGTGGGCCGCGACATATCAAGCGTTCCGGCGGGCGTCATCGCGCGGATCGCAAGCATTGACGATGCCGCGGCGCTGGATCGCGCGTTCGCCGACTGCGCCGTGATCATCAACTGCGCCGGCCCTTTCCTGGATACGGCGTCACCCATCGTTGAGGCTGCCCTGCGCGTGGGCAGCGCGTATCTGGATGTCACTGCAGAACAGGCCAGCGCACTTTCGATATTCGAACGCTACGATGAGCGTGCCCGCGCCGCTGGTGTTGCCGTCATTCCTGCCGCCGGTTTTTATGGCGGCCTTGCCGATCTTCTCGCCAGTGCACTGATTGGCCAGTACGCCGTCGATAACATGACCATTGCGATCGCGCTCGATCATTGGTGGCCAACCAAGGGGACGCGCAAAACCGGCGAGCGCAATCGAGTCCCGCGCGTCGTGCTGGAGAACGGCCGGCTCGTGCCGATGACGATCCCGGCGGCAAGGACGCAATGGACTTTCGGTGCGCCGCACGGCTTGCAGGAAATGGAAGAAATGCCTTTCAGCGAGATCATCACGATCTCGCGTCATCCGCAGGTACGTAATCTGCGCGCTTATCTCAACGTGGCGTCCCTGCGCGACGTGCGTGATGACGCGACCCCACCGCCGGTAGCCATCGATACCCTCGGGCGATCCGCGCAGAATTTCGTCATCGAGGTAGTCGCGCACGATGGTGCAGGTAGCCGTCGCGCCCTCGCGCGGGGACAGGACATCTACGCCGTGACGGCCCCGCTTGTGGTCGAGGCGGCAACACGCATGCTGCAGCCATCGTTCGTTCAAAGCGGTACGCTCAGCCTGGCGCAAGCATTCGATGCCGAAAACTTCCTGCGTTCCTTCAAGCCCGAACAGTTGATATTCGAGCTCAATGCGGCTTGA
- a CDS encoding isocitrate lyase/PEP mutase family protein, with translation MRQKELAESLAALHVKGSPLVLYNAWDAGSAKAIRQAGSPAIATSSWAVAAAQGYDDGESMPFAFVEQVVARIIGAVDAPVTVDIEAGYSDDPQVCAGNVARLMDYGAVGINFEDRIVRGGGLHGVDAQCARIAAIRAMADARGVRLFINARTDMFLGSGVKPPEGMTETKARAAAYARAGASGFFVPGLVDLSAIRELCNTTDLPLNVMTMPGLPHARELADAGVARISYGPAAYLLAMEAIRNAARDIREARQAA, from the coding sequence ATGCGACAAAAAGAACTGGCGGAATCGTTGGCTGCTCTGCATGTAAAAGGTAGCCCTCTCGTTCTTTACAACGCGTGGGATGCCGGCAGCGCCAAGGCCATCCGGCAGGCGGGTTCGCCCGCGATCGCGACGAGCAGTTGGGCTGTCGCCGCGGCGCAAGGGTACGACGATGGCGAGTCGATGCCGTTCGCATTCGTCGAGCAAGTTGTCGCTCGCATCATCGGCGCGGTCGATGCTCCTGTGACTGTAGATATCGAGGCAGGGTATAGCGATGATCCACAAGTTTGCGCCGGCAACGTGGCGCGGTTGATGGACTACGGCGCAGTGGGCATCAATTTCGAGGATCGCATCGTACGCGGGGGCGGTTTGCATGGTGTCGACGCACAGTGCGCGCGTATCGCTGCGATCCGAGCCATGGCCGATGCGCGTGGCGTGCGCCTATTCATCAATGCACGGACCGACATGTTCCTCGGCAGCGGCGTCAAGCCACCCGAAGGCATGACCGAAACGAAGGCGCGTGCCGCCGCCTATGCACGCGCGGGCGCTTCCGGCTTCTTCGTTCCCGGTCTGGTCGACTTGTCTGCGATTCGCGAATTGTGCAACACCACAGACTTGCCACTGAACGTGATGACGATGCCAGGGCTGCCTCATGCGCGTGAGCTGGCGGACGCGGGTGTTGCCCGCATCAGCTACGGGCCGGCCGCCTATTTGCTGGCCATGGAAGCCATACGCAATGCCGCACGTGATATCCGCGAAGCCCGGCAAGCCGCGTAA
- a CDS encoding EF-hand domain-containing protein: MKKKFLVRLQMLLLLLCLALPGLAAAQCETNAFGFCGDCTAGTPCCGYGPCNFFCGNCDGGCRHGPATEGNPQCIGVNTTDSKDAGIGKAVHEHGATPPASTAKATPQLVGRALFDSIDTDHDGLISLAETEQWVKATGRTLSKQDIKQGFDRTDLNHDGKVQPAEFDRNIDAPPPAPKPATAPVTQH; this comes from the coding sequence ATGAAAAAGAAGTTTTTGGTGCGGCTGCAGATGTTGCTGCTGTTGTTGTGTCTGGCATTGCCCGGCCTGGCTGCGGCGCAGTGCGAGACCAACGCGTTTGGTTTCTGCGGCGACTGTACCGCCGGCACGCCGTGCTGCGGTTACGGGCCGTGCAATTTTTTCTGCGGCAATTGTGACGGCGGCTGTCGGCATGGCCCGGCCACCGAAGGTAACCCGCAATGCATCGGCGTGAACACGACCGACAGCAAAGATGCCGGCATCGGCAAGGCGGTGCATGAGCACGGCGCGACGCCGCCAGCATCGACTGCCAAGGCCACACCGCAACTGGTCGGACGCGCATTGTTTGATTCGATCGATACCGATCACGACGGTCTGATCTCGCTCGCAGAAACCGAACAGTGGGTCAAGGCGACCGGACGGACATTGTCCAAGCAAGACATCAAACAAGGCTTCGATCGCACCGATCTGAACCACGATGGCAAGGTTCAACCGGCCGAGTTCGATCGCAATATCGATGCGCCGCCGCCCGCGCCGAAACCTGCTACTGCTCCCGTCACACAACACTAA